From Pagrus major chromosome 18, Pma_NU_1.0, a single genomic window includes:
- the gla gene encoding alpha-galactosidase A: MLAGVFLLPLLGLVPPAADALDNGLALQPTMGWLHWERFMCNTDCDQEPNNCISERLYMQMADAMVKEGWKEAGYEYVCIDDCWPSHQRDAQGRLQADPKRFPGGIKKLADYVHSKGLKLGIYADVGEKTCGGYPGSLGYYETDAQTFADWGVDLLKFDGCYMDWTLLGEGYINMSNALNKTGRSILYSCEWPLYEWPFHQPNYTAIRETCNHWRNFNDVYDSWSSVKTILAWTASHQDIIAPSAGPGGWNDPDMLVIGNFGLSHDQQESQMALWAIMAAPLLMSNDLRDICPRSKELLQNRRIIAINQDPLGNQGYLTAKMDSFEVWEKHLSANRLAVAVLNTQEIGGPRGFFLRAAPGWKICDPQCNVTQILPQYKEMGVQNPHTKIVVSVNPSGTALLTITPISRDANTPYKLQWQDTSVKRKHTITL; the protein is encoded by the exons ATGCTCGCAGGTGTGTTTCTGCTGCCGCTGCTCGGGCTCGTGCCTCCCGCTGCGGACGCGCTGGACAATGGTCTGGCGCTGCAGCCCACAATGGGCTGGCTGCACTGGGAGAGGTTCATGTGTAACACCGACTGTGACCAGGAGCCCAACAACTGCATCAG TGAGCGTCTGTACATGCAGATGGCAGATGCGATGGTGAAGGAGGGCTGGAAAGAGGCCGGTTACGAGTACGTCTGCATCGACGACTGCTGGCCCTCCCACCAGCGCGACGCCCAGGGCCGCCTGCAGGCAGACCCCAAAAGATTCCCAGGGGGCATCAAGAAACTGGCTGACTAT GTCCATTCTAAGGGGCTGAAGCTGGGTATCTATGCAGACGTGGGGGAAAAAACCTGCGGCGGATACCCCGGCAGCCTGGGTTACTATGAGACAGACGCTCAGACTTTTGCTGACTGGGGTGTGGATCTGCTCAAGTTCGATGGCTGCTACATGGACTGGACCTTGCTGGGAGAGG gctACATCAACATGTCAAACGCACtgaacaaaacaggaagaagtATCCTGTACTCCTGTGAGTGGCCTTTGTATGAGTGGCCTTTCCACCAG CCCAACTACACGGCCATTCGTGAGACGTGTAACCACTGGCGCAACTTCAATGACGTGTACGACTCGTGGAGCTCTGTCAAGACCATCTTAGCTTGGACCGCTTCTCATCAAGACATCATCGCCCCCTCGGCCGGACCCGGGGGCTGGAACGACCCCGATATG CTCGTGATTGGGAACTTTGGCCTGAGTCACGACCAGCAGGAGTCTCAGATGGCATTATGGGCCATCATGGCAGCCCCTCTGCTCATGTCTAATGATCTGAGGGACATTTGTCCTCGCTCcaaggagctgctgcagaacaGACGCATCATTGCCATCAATCAGGACCCACTGGGCAATCAAGGATACCTCACTGCCAAG ATGGACAGTTTTGAAGTGTGGGAGAAGCATCTGTCGGCGAACCGACTGGCCGTCGCTGTGCTGAACACGCAGGAGATCGGTGGTCCCAGAGGGTTTTTCCTCAGAGCTGCTCCTGGTTGGAAGATCTGTGACCCCCAGTGTAACGTCACACAGATCCTGCCTCAGTATAAGGAGATGGGAGTGCAGAACCCACATACTAAAATAGTAGTATCAGTCAACCCTTCAGGCACGGCTCTACTAACCATCACTCCCATCAGCAGAGACGCTAACACGCCTTACAAACTGCAGTGGCAGGACACGTCTGTGAAACGCAAGCACACCATCACTTTGTAA
- the rpl36a gene encoding large ribosomal subunit protein eL42 isoform X2, with translation MVNVPKTRRTYCKKCKKHQPHKVTQYKKGKDSLYAQGKRRYDRKQSGYGGQTKPIFRKKAKTTKKIVLRLECVEPNCRSKRMLAIKRCKHFELGGDKKRKGQVIQF, from the exons ATG GTGAACGTCCCGAAGACCCGCAGGACCTACTGCAAAAAGTGCAAGAAGCACCAGCCCCACAAAGTTACCCAGTACAAGAAGGGAAAGGACTCCCTCTACGCTCAGG GTAAGAGGAGATACGACAGAAAGCAGAGCGGGTACGGTGGTCAGACCAAGCCGATTTTCAGAAAGAAG GCTAAAACTACAAAGAAAATTGTGTTGAGGCTGGAGTGCGTTGAGCCCAACTGCAGATCCAAGAGAATGCTGGCCATCAAGAGATGCAAGCACTTCGAGTTGGGTGGTGACAAGAAGAGAAAG GGCCAGGTCATCCAGTTCTAA